Genomic window (Sphingorhabdus pulchriflava):
CCTCAACATATTGGCTGAAGCCGTGAAGGAAGAAGGGGTGATCGTCTACAATCAGGACATTATGCATTGTCGACCCTCTGCATCGGAATGGTGACGGACAGGATGGCGCTGCTTTCGAGACCCTCCTGATAGGCCGATCCGTTTACGAGTCGAAGCCTGTGCTGCAACGATGCTGATTTCAAAGGCATTGAAGTCCCCCGCTTTTTTGCTGTGTCCCCCGTCACCTGACCTGCACGGTCAATGATGACTATCTGCATCGCATTCTGGTGGAGCGACAACCTAACTGTCAACTGCTTGCTTTCGGCATGCCGCACAGCATTGGCGACAGCTTCACGAACAAGATGTTCGATGTTGATCGCTGACTCTTTTTCGATGGGAATCGCCGGCTCTTCTGCCTCAAGGCGCGCGTCGATATCCCACTGCATGGATATCGCCCGCAGACTTACATCAAGCCGGGTGACCAGATTTATGCCATGCTCCTCATCCTCGCTGGTTTCGAGCAAACCCCGAAGCCGGGCCTGTTCAAGTGTCAATATATCCGCAATCTTGCGGATATCGGTTCCAACGGGCTGCTGTTTGACATCATCTCTGCGCCCTACAGAAAGCAGACGCATCCGCACTGCGGCTAATGTTTGCAGAACGCCGTCGTGCAGGTCGCGTCGCGCCACATCATGGGCATCGGCAATGAAATGCCGCTCGGCTTCAGATATGCTGTCGAGCAAGGGAAAAAGCTGGTTTAATGCGTCGGTCACTAGTCTGGCTTCGTGGATTTTCAACGCATCGATTGATGCCAGACCGCAGATGACCATCCCCTTCGAACGTCCGATTTGCATCCATTTCAGATAGGCGTTTGAAATACCCTCGCGCGCCAGAATGTTGGCGACAGCCTGTTCTTTGTCTCCCATCCGAGCGGGCTTGTCGGACGAAATCGTGAAAACCGAGCGTGCGTTATTGTCGAGGAGCAGTTCGGATTGCCCTACATCGTCGCCTAGCAGAAGCATCCGGCGCAAATCATGTTCGGACAGGTTCAGTGCGGTACCGCAATCATATCGTCGCGGTACTGCCCGTTGTGACGCTTCGCCAATCAGGCAATGCGCGCGGTTGGGCGTAAACAGCGAAGCCATCGACTCCACCAGTCGCTGCAAGTCGAATTCAAGAGAGCGTCCAAGCTTGAGCAGCTTAATCGATACCGCCTCTTCACCGAATTGACGCAACTGGTCAGCGCGCGACGACGAAACCGCCAGCGAGATACCGGTAGCCAATATGGTAAGGGCAAAAATGATTTGCTCGATCAGATTGCCATTCGCCGAGGATGCTAGGCTTCCCATTTCAACATCTGCAAACTTTGCCCGTAATGGTGCTATCGCCAGCGGGATCACCAAGGCGGACAGATAATAAGTCGAAAATCCCGTGCGAAACAGCAGTTGGGCGCTTGCAGAAAGCAAGGCCAATGCGTGTACCAGACTGGTCGGAGCAACCCATGCGGCGAGGGCGGCTGCACCTACGTCGAACCCGAACTGCGCCAGAATATGACTTTTCTGCAATGGTTGCGCGACCAACAGCCAGCCTATTGTCAAAAATGCCCAAGCCAGAATTGCAAAAGCTTCCACATGCAGAATCTTGCCATCCGCAGCGAACTGTAAATCTGCCACAGCGAGCGCGAGCAAGATGCGGATAAGGGCGGGGGCCCATACGACGAAACGAATGGCGTGGTTTATGGTTATAGTTGTTCTTCCTACCCAAGAATTTGGGCAGGTATAGCCTGTTCGGGCTAGTTTGCGATATATAGCTTAAGATATATGCCGAACGGCATTTTGCTGTAAATAAATGGTAAATTTTCTCGAAATTTCTTGCCGACTCTCCGGCAATCATGCTTACCCTGTTGTTAACGAATCGGAAAAACAGGATTCACGGGGTCGCCAAACGGACCGGCTAAAGCAGCTCGAAAATATAAAAATCGGGTGTTTGCAAGCTGTTATGGGAGGCAAAGATATTCATGCACGACCGTTCTCTGCGAGTCGAAAGTTATACTGGGATCGAATCCGATTCTCAGGCAGCCGTTAACCATAACCCGCACCTGTTCACTCCAATTTTCATCAACCCGACACTCGCTCTGGCAGCCTGCCAGACCGATTTGCCTGTGCTTAACTAGGATTTGGCCATGGACTCCGAAACTCCAAATATCGCTCCGGAAATGATTGCGGACGCAATCGATGCGCCGGCACTTGCAGCAGCGGCAATGGCCGCAAATGCGCAGGTACAACTCGCGCTGCAGGCAGCGGCACTGGTGCCGGGGCAGGATGGGCAATTGGTTTTGCCAGAGGGCGTATCGCTAAACGATATCCGCGTGTCTGGGCGTGACCTGATAGTCAAATTGCCGGATGGCAGCGAAGTGGTGATCCCCGAAGGGGCAGTTTTTGTTCCGCAGTTTGTAATCGACGGCATTGCTGTCCCGCCGCTCAACATCGCGGCGCTGTTGATTGGACAGGAGCCTGCTCCTGCAGCCGGTCGGCCGACCAGTTCGGGCGGTAATTTTGCTGACCCTGTGGGCGATATCGGCGATCCCTTTGCGCGTGGCGATCTTTTGCCGCCGACCCAGTTAGCGTTCCCGGAACCGGAAGAGCGTGAAATCATTCCCAATCTGGTTGATCGCGACCCGGACGTAAATATTCAGGACGGCGGCCCTGCAGGCAAGGACGTTATCGACAATGTCAGCGAAGTCGGACTTCCCGGCACGCGCGCCAACGGCAATGTTGAATCGCCCGGTTCTTCGACGGGCAATGGATCGGACTCGACTACGGGTACGATCATCATAACGTCTCCGGACGGCATCGGATCGATTACAATTAATGGCATTGTTTATACCGGGGTGGCCGGACAGCAGATCACGACGCCCAATGGTGTTTTAACGCTCGGTGCACTGACCGATGGTCAGATTCCCTATACTTATCGTCTGACCGATAACACCACGGGCGACAGCACAACCGATGTGTTCACGGTTGTTGTGACCGATCCGGACGGAGATTCGTCGACCGCGCGTCTGACGATCGCGATTGCTGATGACGTACCAACTGCGCGTAATGATACCGATAGCGTTGCAGGCGGCACCTATGGGCCTGAAACGGGCAATGTGCTGTCGGGCTCAGGTACGACAAGCGGTTCTGCTGGCGCAGATACTCTGGGTGCCGATGGCGGTACTATCACCGGAATCCGCGCAGGAACTTCTGGAAGCTTCGGCGCTGTAGGCACCACGATCAACGGCCAATATGGTACGCTGACACTGGGCGCAAATGGCACGTACAGCTATGTTCGCAACGTCAATACGCCAGGTGGTGTCACCGACGTATTTTCCTATCAATTGACCGACGGAGACGGTGACTCTTCGACAGCCACGCTGACCATCAACATCGGCGATGCGCCCAACCGGATCGTATTTGTCCCGGAAATCGGCGATGGCACACAAGTACGCGAGCCGCACCTACCTTCACGCGAAGGCGAGCCTTCGGGTTCGCAATTCGATGGCAATCCCGAAAGCACCAGCGGAACGATCACTTTCAACTCGCCCGATGGCGTGGGCAGCGTAACAGTAGCGGGCGTAACAATTACGCCTGGTTCACTACCTCAGCAGGTGGTTTCGGACGCAACCGGCACACTGGTCATCACCGCTTACAGCTATGATCCGGCTACCGGAAATGGCAGCATTACCTACACCTATACGCTGAACGACAACACGCTGAACACAGCGGGCAGCACCGTGACATTCCCGATTGTCGTTACCGATCTCGATGGTGATGTCGCCAGCGACGATTTGAACATCAATATCATTGATGACGCCCCGCTGGCAGTGAACGACAGCGCGACACAGGACGCTGAAAATGCACCTGTTACGGTCAATGTGTTTGCCAACGACACTCCGGGCGCGGATGCCGTCAACCTGTCGACTGGCGTGGCTGTGGTCGCAGAATCGCTGAGCGGAGCAGGCTCGCTTGTCTATAATGGCGACGGTACCTTCACCTACACTCCCGCTCCCGGCGAGGAAGGTGATGTCACCTTCCAATACACCATCACCGATGGCGACGGCGATCCATCGACCGCGACTGTTACCATCACGCTGCTCAAAGACTCGGAGCCGCGCGTCGATGTCAGCGGTGAGAATTTCGTCGATGAAGCTGGCCTGCCTGCGCGCGATGGAGAGCCCGCAGGTTCGAACGAAGCTTCCGACCTCGAAACCACCAGCGGCACTATCGCTGTTTCGACCGGCGGAGATACGCTGCAATCGCTGGTCATCAACGGTGTCAATGTCACTGCAGGTGGCACCGTCACCGGCGCGCATGGCACGCTGACTGTCACCGTCTCGGCTGGCGCTTACAGTTACAGCTACACACTGACCGACAATACCGCAGGCGAAGGCACTACCGACAGCTTCAATGTCGTGGTGACTGACAGCGACGGCGACAGTGCCAATGATAATCTGGTTATCGGCATTCACGATGACGTGCCCACCGCAATCAAGGATGCTGACAGCATCGCAGCTGGCGAATATGGCCCTGCTACCGGCAATGTTATCACCGATGCTGAAGGCGATGGCGGAGCTGACACGCCCGGAGCTGACGGCGTAACCGTCACCGCAATCAGTGGCTTTGGCGGTGCAGGTGCGGTTGATGGCACCACCAATGGCCAATATGGCGTCCTGACACTTAACGCCGACGGCAGCTATAGCTATGCTCGGAATCCGGGTACGCCAGGTGGCGTTTCGGACGTCTTTTCCTACACCATCACCGATGGCGACGGCGATCCCTCGACCGCGACGCTGACCATCGACATTGGCGACAGCCGGACCACGCTTGACCTTCCAACCGAGGGCGAGGCCGGCACGCAAGTTCAAGAGGCAGGCCTGCCTGCCGGTTCTGATGCTACAGCTGACAGCGAACTGACGGCTGGAACGATCGCTTACACCGCACCTGATGGCCCGGCGACGGTAACCATTGACGGCGTAGCGGTTACTGCAGTCGGCCAGACCTTTACCGGCAGCTTCGGGACGTTGACCATCACCAGCATTGCTGCGGGTGCGATTGGCTATGAGTATGAGCTGACGACCAACACTTCTGGCGACGCGACCTTTGATGACTTTGCCGTTGTGGTCACCGATCAGGATGGCGACAACACGCCGGGAACGCTTGTTATCGATATCGTTGACGATGTGCCGACGGCCCGTGCCGATATTGATAGCGTCAAGGAAGATGGCCCGACCGTCGCCGATGGCAATGTCATCAGCGGTGCGAATGTGGCGGATGCCAATGCAACCGATGGCGTGGCCGATACACGCGGTGCCGATGGAGCCAGCGTCACTGGCGTTGTCTTTGGTACGGTCGCAGGCCCGGTTGCAGGTAATGTTGGCGGCGATGTCGCCGGCACCTATGGCACCTTGGTTATCGAGTCCGATGGTACCTACACCTATAAGCTGAACAATGAAGATCCTCGGATACAAGGCCTCGACGGAGACGATAGCCTAACCGAAACATTCACCTACACGATCACAGATGGCGACGGTGATCCGTCGACCACGACAATCGAGATCAGGATTGATGGTTCGGACGATCGCATCACGATCAACGGCTTGAACGTCGAAGGCCCTGACCTGGTTGTCGACGAAGACGATCTGCCGGTTCGTGGCCTTGAGCCTGCCGGATCGGACACCACTCCGGATTCGCTCACGCAGACGGGCAGCTTCACCGTCAATGGCCTTGACGGTATTGCGTCGATCAAGATCGAAGGTACTGAAACTTTTGTCGGTCAGTCCTTTGCGACTGCATATGGCACCTTCACGATCACTTCAATCTCGGCCCCGGTCGATGGCAACGCGACCGCGATTAGCATCGGCTACAGCTATGTACTCACCGACAACACCGCCCATGCCAATGCGGGTGGTCAGAATTTCCTGACCGAATTGTTCGATGTTGCCGTCACTGATACTGACGGTTCGACCGATACCGATCAGGTCGAAGTGCGCATTGTTGACGACGTGCCTACCGCCAATCCCGATGGTACCTATTCGGTTGCAGAACAGGCAGCACTGACATTTGATGCGCTTGCCAATGATGTGAAGGGTGCCGATGGCATCAATCTGTCGACCGGAGTAGTTGTTGCAACTGGTCCTACGAAGGGCAACGTGGTCTATAATGCTGATGGCACCTTCACCTATACACCGAATGCAGGTGCTGAAGGCGCGGACAGCTTCACCTACACCATCACCGATTCGGATGGCGACACCTCAACAACGACCGTTACGCTCGACCTGCTGAAGGATTCGATTCCGAACATCCTTCGCATCTCTAATCTGACTGTCGATGAAGACGGACTCCCCGGTGCCAATGTCGATGCAGCACCGCTGCAAGCGAGCCCGAGCGAAACAGATTCGACCGAAAGTGCAACTGCCTCTGGTACAGCCGTGGTCAATTTCGGTGCCGACGTACCGGCCAACCTGCTCGCTTCGATCAAGCTCGTCGATACTGGCGCGCTCGATGGCCAGCTGAAAACACTCGATGGCGTGGACGTTGTTTTTGCGCTGGAAAGTGGCGCTCTTGTCGGACGCAGTGGCGGTGCCGAAGTCATCCGGATTGAAGTTTCCGGCGCTGTGCTTGGCCCCAATCCGGGCGATGTGACCTACAGCTATTCGACCACGCTTTTGCAGCCCGTCAAGCATGTCGCGAGCGGCAGCGAAGATTCGGTCACTTTGAACGGCGTTACTTTTGAGGTTACCGACAGCGAAACCGACAGCGCCACCGGATCGTTCAACGTCACAGTGGTGGACGATGTCCCTTCGCTGGACGTCACAAAGGGTGAAGACGCTGGTGTATCGCTGGTTACCCAGGATGCCGAAACCGACGGTGTTCCGACGGCGGAAGATGTGGCGACCAGTGCTGCCAATTTTGGCGGTGTGTTTGGATTGACTTCGACCGCTGGTGCGGATGGTGCAGTTGCACCTTCACTTGCCTTTGTATTGAACACAGCCGGTGGTGCCTCGGGACTCACCAGCCAAGGCGTGGCAATCAACCTGTTCAAGATCGGCAATGTCATTGTCGGTTCAACCTCGGCTCTCGCGCCTGCCAGCGCTACGGATGCATCGGTGGTCTTCTCTGTAGCTGTCAGCGGTACCGGTGTGGTGACGCTGACCCAGTACAGCCAAATCGACCATGCGCTTCCGGGTGAAGCCAATGGTCCTTATGACGACCAGTTTGCAGCATTGCTCGACAGCGCGATTACACTGACCGCGTCGTCGACCATCACCGATGGTGATGGCGATACCGCCAGCGACAGCGAGACGGTGAATATTGGCGCGAACATCAGCTTTGCCGATGATGGTCCGGTTCTGACCAACGCCTCAGGCAACAGCTCGGTCACATTGGATGAAACCACCGCCGGTTCGCCGGCAGGCTTTGGCGTTGCAGGCATCAGCCAGACATCGGCGGCTGCAATTGTAACGGCAACGGCGGCTTTTGGTGCCGATGGTGCGGCAGCGGCCAACGCGACGACCTATGCCTTGTCGATTGTCGGCGGCGGCGTCACCACGCTGCAAACTGCGATTGGCAACCATGCGATCAGCCTGTCGCTCTCGCCCGACGGCAAGACCGTTACCGGCAGCTATAATGACGGCGCAGTGAAGACAGCCTTCACCGCGACCATCAATGCCAATGGCACGCTGACGGTAACGCAATTCGTTCCGCTCGAGCATCTGGTCGATGGTGGCCCGGGTGCGGCGCATGACGACGCCCTGACACTTTCCGGCCTCATCAATGCGACGATCACAATCACCGACTTTGACGGTGACACTGACAGTGAAACCTTGGGTATTGGTGATCGCATAACCTTCAAGGACGATGGCCCGTCGCTCAATGTGACCGTCGGCAGCGATGCCAATGTCGTGTTGGTCACGCAGGATGCTGATACGATCGGCGCCAATAGCGATACCAGCTCAAGCTCAGGTAACTTTGGCGGCGTATTCGGTTTGACATCGAATGGCGGTGCCGATGGTGCAGCCGCGCCCAGCCTGGCATTCGCCCTGAACGTCGCCAATGGCGTTTCAGGCCTCACCAGCAATGGTGCGGCGATCAATCTGTACAAGATTGGCAATGTCGTTGTTGGCTCGACCTCGGGCACGGCACCTGCCAGCGCAACCGATGCGTCGGTCGTCTTCGCCGTTTCGGTGGATGGTGCCGGCGTTGTTACGCTGACCCAATATCAGCAGATCGACCATCCGGTGGCTTCGGACCCGAGCGGTACCGCCGCTCCGTTCGACGATCATGTCGCAGTGCTGGCAAATGGCAAGATCACGCTGACGGCGTCTTCGACCATCACCGATAATGACGGCGACACGGCATCTGACAGCGAAACCATTGACCTGGGCGGTAATATCGCTTTTGCCGATCACGGTCCGGATATCACCCTGACATTGACCGGAACGCAGATCCGCATCGACGAAACCGATGGCGTTGTCGCAGCAGGCGGTGAAGTCGATCCGGCAGGCGGAAACCTGGGCACCGTCACCATGACAGCTGCAAGCCTGTTCACGCTTACCAACACTGTCACCAGTGCGGACGCGCCGACAAGCTATGCCTACAGCCTTGTTCTGCCCAGCGAAGGTGCCAATTCGGGACTTCTGCACTCAACCACCAACACCGCGATCCTGCTCTATACCGATGCACCAGGCGTTATCGTGGGCCGTGTTGGCGGCATTGGCGGCGCTGTAGCTTTCACGGTCAGCGTCAATCCGACCAGCGGTGCCGTGACCGTCACCCAAAACCTCGCAGTCGAACACCCCACTGGAGGCGCATCCTATGACGAGGATTCTTCGCCTCTGACTGCAGGCGCACTCAGCCTTCGCGTTACCGCGACCGATTTCGACGGCGATACCGACACTGCAAATGTCGATCTGGGCAGCATCATCCGCTTTGAGGATGATGGCCCGACCGCGCTTGTTGCGACCACTTCGGGCACTGTCGACGAAGATGGTTTGCCAGGCGGGTTTCCCGGCGGGACAGATGATGTTCCGGGGCAGGCGCTTGTTGCAAATGGTTCGGTAACAGGACTGTTTTCTGCAGGGGCAGATGCACCGCTTACCTACGCTTTGTCGACCAACACCTCGGGTCTTCCTGCATTGGCCTCTGGTGGCATCCCGCTCAGCTACACTGTTGTTGGCAACGTGCTGACCGCAAAGGCGGGCGCAGCTACGGTCTTCACCCTTTCACTTGATGCCACAACCGGCGGCTGGACCTTCACGCTGTCGGCTAAACTCGATCACCCGTCAGGGGCTGATGAAAACGACATTGTGCTGCAGTTTGGCGGGCTTGTTATCGCCACTGACCAGGATGGTGACACCGCAACGGCCATCGGAAACCTTACCGTAACTGTTGATGATGACACACCTGTTGCTGCTATTGCGATTGGCAATGTTTCCATCACACATGACGAAACCCAAGGCGTAACCGCAGGCAGCAATGATGTTGCTGGCCCGCTTGCCCGATTTGCGGGCGTGACCAATGTTGGAGATGACTTGGATGTCGCCGGGTCGACTCCGCTTGGTTATGCGGTTGGCACGGGCAATTTCAACACCGCTGGTGCAGCACCAGGTGCTGATGGCTGGATTGTCACCTATGGCCTCATAATCTCTTCGCAAGGCGTCGACTCAGGTGTCGACACGACAGCTGGCGAAAGCATCTTCCTGTTCGCCGAAAATGGTCTGATCGTTGGCCGTGTTGGTGGCGAAAGCGGTGTAGCAGCCTTTGCCGTTGGGATAGATGCGGTTACCTCGCAAATCAGCTTGGTACAGTATCTGTCACTTCGTCATCCTGACGGAACCAATGCAAATGACAACATCTCGCTGACCCCGTCGGTGATCAGTGCAGTGGAATATGTGGTCGATGGCGATGGCGATGCGGTATCTGCATCGGTCAATATCGGTAATGTCATTACTTTCCGCGATGATGGCCCGCTGGCACAGGCAAACACCAACAATGCAGTCGAAGGCGAGGTTGTCGTCGGGAATGTGTTGGGCAATGACTTTTTCGGTACAGATGGCCCAACCACGACTACGCCTGCAGGTGGTGTCGTTGGTGTACGCGCTCTGGCTGGCGACTTTACAACGCCGGTTACAACCGGAACCGGCACACAAATCACGGGTCTTTACGGCAAGCTGACGCTGAACGCAGATGGCAGCTACAGCTACGATGGCGATCCGAATGTTATTACAACGGCGCAGTCAGACGTTTTTGTCTACACGATCCGCGACGGGGACGGCGATCTGTCGACGACAACCCTGACCATCAACCTGACGCCGGTGACGCTGGTTGCAGACAATGACACGGTTGCGGTTAACGAAGCCGGTCTCGATTTGGTCAATGATGCCGGGCCGGATACGGTTGCGGGTACGGTCAACGGCAGCAATCCGACCTCAAATTCGGACGTTGCCCAGGGCACGCTGGCGGTTGCAGGGGCGACCAACTTTGTCCTGACCAGTGCCAGCGGTGGTAGCTATGGTACGCTGGTGTTGAACAGCAACGGTACCTACACCTACACGCTGACCAAGCCATTCGATACCACGCCAGATAACAACAACGGGATAACCACCGAAACCGGCAAGGATGTGTTTAATTACACCGCCACCGACGCCAATGGTAACAGTGTTAGCGGCACGATCACTGTCGATATAATTGACGATGTGCCGTTGATCGACATTGCGGCATCGGGCACAACTTTGATCCTCGATGAATCGCTTGGCACTGCTGGTTCGATCCAGAATGAAGGCGGCCGCGTCAATAATGACGAAACAACCGTCGGTGCCGCAGTCGGTGCCATAGGCTATGCGACTGGCTCAATCGTCAGCCTGGTAACGGCAAATGCCGGTGCCGATGGAGAGGCCTCGCGCGTCTATTCGCTGGGTGTAAATAACGCGACCTCAGGGCTGCTGGATTCAGTGACGAACAACAGCATCGTTCTTGTCTCGGTCAACGCGACCACGGTTGAAGGTCGTGTCGGAAACGCTGCCGGTGCACTATCCTTCCGCATAACAATCGATCCTGCTAACGGCACAGCAACAATCAACCAGTTCCGCGCTGTCGAACATAATGACAGCAGCAACCATGACGAAAATGGTGGCAGCGAAGCATTGATGAACTCGGGCGTGCTGTCGCTTGGTGTCGCTCTGACCGATGGCGACGGTGACCGGGCAACCGACACTGTCGACATCTCGCAACTCTTCAAGTTTGAAGATGATGGTCCGTCAGCGACCGGAGAATCCGGAACGACCAACGAAGTCCTGCAGGATTTCAACACGGCGTTTGTCCTCGATTTCTCGGGCAGCATCGACAACACTGAGTTCAACACGCAGCGTGATGCGGTAAAGGCCGCGATCGATGAACTGTTCGCTTCGACTGGTGGCAGTGTTTCGGTAAAGTTCGTCTTCTTCGCGGTTAATGCGGTTGCAAGTGGTACATTCACCACGGCTGCCAGCGCAAAAGCATATCTTGACGCAATCAATCCATCGTCGCGTCCAGTCGATCCGAGTGGCACGGATTTCAGCGACGCCATCACCACCCTGCTGGCCAACTACGCTGCTGATGAGACGGCCAACAATCAGGTGTTCTTCCTGAGCGACGGCATTCCCAACCAGAATACTGGTAGCAGTGGTCAGGCGTTGAATGACACCATCCGGCCTTTGTGGAACAGCTTCGTCAACAACAATGATATCAACGTCACAGCGATCGGTGTCGGTGGTGGCATCAACAACAGCAATCTGCAGCAAATCGACGTTGACGGTGCAGGTGCTCCCATATTGGTCGCCAATTTCGACGACTTGATCGATACGCTGACCGCGCTGTTTGCACCAACGCCGATTACCGGCGATCTCGATGTTAACGATGATTTTGGCACCGATGGCGGTCGCATATTGTCGATCACAGTCCCGACAGCTGCGGCGGTTGATCCGGTTTACACCTGGAACGGAGTGACCGGTGCAGGCTCGCAGATCACCGTTTCTGGCGGTGGCGCAACCATCAATGGCTTCACCAGCATCCTTGTTGGGACCGAGGCTGGCGGCCAGTTTATCATCGACTTCGCTACAGGTCAGTGGAGCTACACCCCGCCACGAACAGTTGCGGCAGATACGACAGAGCTGTTCAACTACACTATCGTCGATGGTGATGGCGACACAGCCTCGGCAACGCTCAGCGTATTGGTAGAGAACAACGAGCTTCCGGCCACTGCGCCCGTCACGGCAACGGTCGACGACGATGCGCTCAGCGGTAACGCAGGTGGCACCGGCGATCTCGACGCCAACGTCGGAGAAACGGCACCGGCTAATCCCAGCGAGGCCATCTACAATGGCACGCTGAACATCACCGCGACGGACAATCCGATTGCAGCAATCAGCTTCGCCCAGCTGCAAGGTACGACCGCGACAATTGGCCAGGAAACGGTAATCTATAGCTGGAATGCCGTCACCAACCTGCTGACTGCGGCGATCAGCGTTTCACCTGTTGCAGACCGCGTGGGCGATACCTTGTTCACCGTCCAGCTCAACAATCCGAGCAATGGGTCTTACACCGTTACTCTCGTCGACAACGTACTGCACAGCAATGTTGCCGGCGAAAATGACGCCTCGGTCGCGCTGACCTATCGTGTTGCGGATACTGATGGCTCGACCAATAGCGGTGTGCTGAACATCACCTTTGATGATGACACCCCGGTTGTAACCAGTGCAGGCAATGTCACGCTCACGGGCAGCGCTTTGTCGGCAACGGGTGCGTTCGATTATGAAATCGGTGCAGACGCGCGGACGACATTCTCGACGGCAAATGGCGATTTCACTTCGGTCGCCCTGTCGGGCCTGGTTGGTTCAAGTGCCATCACCAATGTTGTTACAACTAAGACAGGCGAAACGGCGACTTCGGCGACGTTTACATTCTCCTTCCAGTATGATTCCGATCCTAACCTGGCTGGCGTGCAAACTGCAACGTCGACGGGCACGCTCTCGTTCAACAAGAGCGCGGGGCAATATACGATTACGCTGAACCAGCCCATCGCCACCTTCGAAACCGTGACCACGAGCGGCACGATTTCGCAGGAAAGCTTTAATCTGGATGGCTCTGCTGCATCGCAGCCTGAGATT
Coding sequences:
- a CDS encoding sensor histidine kinase — protein: MADLQFAADGKILHVEAFAILAWAFLTIGWLLVAQPLQKSHILAQFGFDVGAAALAAWVAPTSLVHALALLSASAQLLFRTGFSTYYLSALVIPLAIAPLRAKFADVEMGSLASSANGNLIEQIIFALTILATGISLAVSSSRADQLRQFGEEAVSIKLLKLGRSLEFDLQRLVESMASLFTPNRAHCLIGEASQRAVPRRYDCGTALNLSEHDLRRMLLLGDDVGQSELLLDNNARSVFTISSDKPARMGDKEQAVANILAREGISNAYLKWMQIGRSKGMVICGLASIDALKIHEARLVTDALNQLFPLLDSISEAERHFIADAHDVARRDLHDGVLQTLAAVRMRLLSVGRRDDVKQQPVGTDIRKIADILTLEQARLRGLLETSEDEEHGINLVTRLDVSLRAISMQWDIDARLEAEEPAIPIEKESAINIEHLVREAVANAVRHAESKQLTVRLSLHQNAMQIVIIDRAGQVTGDTAKKRGTSMPLKSASLQHRLRLVNGSAYQEGLESSAILSVTIPMQRVDNA